From one Halothece sp. PCC 7418 genomic stretch:
- a CDS encoding ATP phosphoribosyltransferase regulatory subunit, which translates to MLHQAPAGARDWLPVEVTQKRWLSQNLEAVFSQWGYQQIITSTLEWVEMLTAGGAIEPSTVIQLQDGSDEPLGLRPEFTASIARAVVTRMERTAYPQRLFYNGNVFRSSQGHHGEQVESYQAGVELIGARGVLADSEIILLLRDCLEQVGIEQWHLVLGEAGLTRSLLEPFPEQVRSDVRYCIANLDRVGLEKLPLTEELRERALLLFDLRGNPETVLEKVSQFDLDETGKTIVTKLRSLLELLTETASFSLTLDLSLLQTIDYYTGIVFKVVAQTERETCIIGQGGRYDQLLGLYHPQKETRPGVGFALNLEALQTCLLRQKKLPETTPASDWLVIPENTKAQVSALNYAQKLRKEDPSLRVELALAEGAVDNMRNYAQKKGINRIAWLKADGSATVEELET; encoded by the coding sequence ATGCTTCATCAAGCTCCTGCTGGTGCAAGAGACTGGCTTCCTGTAGAAGTAACCCAAAAGCGATGGCTTTCGCAAAACCTGGAAGCAGTATTTTCCCAGTGGGGATATCAACAAATTATTACTTCTACCCTCGAATGGGTGGAGATGCTTACCGCAGGGGGGGCGATTGAACCCTCAACAGTGATTCAACTCCAGGATGGAAGCGATGAACCCTTGGGGTTACGTCCAGAGTTTACCGCTTCCATCGCGCGGGCTGTTGTTACCCGCATGGAACGGACGGCGTATCCGCAACGGTTGTTTTATAACGGTAATGTGTTTCGCTCTTCCCAAGGGCATCATGGGGAACAAGTAGAATCCTATCAAGCGGGTGTCGAACTCATTGGCGCAAGGGGTGTTCTCGCCGACAGTGAAATTATTTTATTACTTCGCGATTGTTTGGAACAGGTGGGAATAGAACAGTGGCATTTAGTCTTAGGAGAAGCAGGATTAACGCGATCGCTGCTCGAACCCTTTCCCGAACAAGTGAGATCCGATGTTCGCTATTGTATTGCGAATTTAGATCGGGTCGGTTTAGAAAAGTTACCGTTAACTGAGGAATTAAGAGAACGAGCCTTACTCTTATTTGACTTGAGAGGAAACCCCGAAACGGTATTAGAAAAAGTCTCGCAGTTCGATTTAGATGAAACTGGAAAGACCATTGTCACGAAGCTGCGATCGCTGCTGGAATTATTAACGGAAACCGCCTCTTTTTCCCTCACCTTAGATTTAAGTTTATTACAAACCATTGACTACTACACGGGAATCGTTTTTAAAGTGGTTGCCCAAACCGAAAGAGAAACCTGTATCATCGGACAAGGGGGACGTTACGACCAACTGTTAGGACTCTATCATCCCCAAAAGGAAACCCGCCCTGGGGTTGGTTTTGCGCTGAATTTAGAAGCCTTACAAACTTGTTTACTCCGACAGAAAAAGCTCCCCGAAACCACTCCAGCTAGTGATTGGTTAGTGATTCCTGAAAATACAAAAGCGCAAGTTTCTGCCTTAAATTACGCCCAAAAATTACGGAAAGAAGATCCTTCGTTACGAGTTGAATTAGCCTTAGCAGAAGGGGCTGTGGATAACATGAGAAACTATGCTCAAAAAAAGGGAATTAATCGCATTGCTTGGTTAAAAGCCGATGGGAGTGCAACGGTGGAAGAATTAGAAACATGA
- the murG gene encoding undecaprenyldiphospho-muramoylpentapeptide beta-N-acetylglucosaminyltransferase produces MSKKPNILIAASGTGGHLFPALAVAEELTDYNIQWLGVPNRLETKLVPACYPLTTISIEGMKKRLALGTIGVSFRLPPAVTKVLSLMRKHQIKAVFTTGGYISAPAIIAARIRGIPVIIHESNAIPGKVTRWFASWCHTVALGFPSAEQFFPRQRSIWVSTPVRKAFHSPQPLDLPIPENAPLIVVLGGSQGAVAVNQLVRESAKGWLDAGAVIVHLTGERDREVNSFQHPQYYTFPFYDNMAGLLQRATLAISRAGAGTLTELAITGTPSLLIPYPYAAEDHQAYNAQTFVDAGAAVCYRQADLTPELLKKTVRQWLASPETLNKMRESAKTLAVKDSAGQIAEMIRQAAT; encoded by the coding sequence ATGAGCAAGAAACCGAATATTTTAATTGCAGCCAGTGGTACGGGCGGACATTTATTTCCCGCTCTCGCGGTTGCCGAAGAATTAACGGATTACAATATTCAATGGTTGGGTGTTCCTAATCGTTTAGAAACGAAACTAGTTCCCGCTTGCTATCCCCTGACAACGATCAGTATTGAAGGGATGAAGAAGCGCTTAGCCCTCGGAACAATTGGGGTTTCTTTTCGGCTTCCCCCTGCGGTGACAAAAGTGCTTTCTCTGATGCGAAAACACCAGATTAAAGCCGTCTTTACCACGGGGGGGTATATCTCCGCCCCAGCAATTATTGCAGCCCGTATTCGGGGCATTCCTGTTATTATTCATGAATCAAACGCCATCCCCGGAAAAGTCACCCGTTGGTTTGCGAGTTGGTGTCATACTGTTGCTTTAGGCTTTCCCAGTGCAGAACAATTTTTTCCCCGTCAGCGCAGCATTTGGGTGAGTACGCCAGTCCGCAAAGCCTTTCATTCTCCTCAACCGCTCGACTTACCGATTCCAGAAAATGCACCGTTAATTGTTGTTCTCGGTGGGTCACAAGGGGCTGTTGCGGTGAATCAACTGGTGCGGGAGAGTGCTAAGGGGTGGTTAGATGCGGGTGCCGTGATTGTTCATTTAACCGGAGAGCGCGATCGCGAGGTCAATAGTTTTCAACATCCCCAATACTACACCTTTCCCTTCTACGATAATATGGCAGGACTCTTACAACGGGCAACCCTTGCCATTAGTCGTGCGGGTGCAGGGACATTAACAGAATTAGCAATTACGGGAACCCCGTCGCTTCTCATTCCCTATCCCTACGCAGCCGAAGATCATCAAGCCTACAACGCCCAAACCTTTGTCGATGCAGGTGCAGCGGTGTGCTATCGCCAAGCAGACTTAACCCCCGAACTGCTGAAAAAAACCGTTAGACAATGGCTAGCCTCTCCCGAAACCCTGAATAAAATGCGAGAGAGTGCGAAAACCCTCGCCGTAAAAGATAGCGCGGGACAAATAGCCGAGATGATTCGTCAAGCTGCTACTTGA
- a CDS encoding acylphosphatase translates to MVRAHVYISGKVQGVGYRLSTQSEAVKLGIKGWVRNVFDGSVEAVFEGEPKAVDQMIQWCHQGPPAAVVRDVQVEYETPEGFSQFQVAA, encoded by the coding sequence ATGGTTCGCGCTCATGTTTATATTTCTGGAAAAGTGCAGGGAGTCGGTTATCGACTTTCCACCCAAAGTGAAGCGGTGAAATTAGGCATTAAAGGCTGGGTGAGAAATGTCTTTGATGGCAGTGTGGAAGCGGTTTTTGAAGGGGAACCAAAAGCAGTGGATCAAATGATTCAATGGTGTCATCAGGGACCACCCGCAGCGGTGGTTAGAGATGTTCAGGTGGAGTATGAAACCCCAGAAGGGTTTTCTCAGTTTCAAGTAGCAGCTTGA
- a CDS encoding DUF4253 domain-containing protein gives MIESLPKLAEILATTPLANQQLAEIEILDTGENAFVVEVNSANALESWQILQDLKTSIGRAPVLVAEFETGKNWQQSVKKSQTEIFSRFPYEFELNNSRHTDQEISPQAIINRAKTLDLASVLESYLQREEAYSSSEQLQEEIEREVDFTQQNYGIAPTVSEVVNALQDQEQTLIQIESFLFHWENNHIEASQLEASVYLDYLDWYEPNCGLGIILLPTLNNWESLAYLSFFGAEGFGEAEKMMTVLQSWQQRFGAELVAHYGTILQFVVQYRPSTLETAFQLAWEQYMIAPCTLELPGITLREHARALLQTQRWFLHERP, from the coding sequence ATGATTGAGTCACTCCCTAAACTGGCTGAAATTTTAGCAACTACGCCACTGGCTAACCAACAACTAGCAGAAATTGAAATTTTAGACACTGGAGAAAACGCTTTTGTTGTGGAAGTGAACTCAGCAAACGCCCTAGAATCTTGGCAGATTCTGCAAGACTTAAAAACGAGTATTGGTCGAGCACCGGTTCTTGTAGCAGAATTTGAAACAGGGAAGAATTGGCAACAGTCGGTTAAAAAGAGTCAGACGGAAATTTTCTCACGATTTCCCTATGAATTTGAGCTTAATAACTCCCGCCACACGGATCAAGAAATATCACCTCAAGCCATCATTAATCGCGCCAAAACCCTAGACTTAGCATCAGTTTTGGAGTCATATTTGCAACGAGAAGAAGCCTATTCTTCCTCCGAACAATTGCAAGAAGAGATTGAACGAGAAGTCGATTTCACGCAGCAGAATTATGGCATTGCGCCCACGGTTTCGGAAGTCGTTAACGCACTACAAGATCAAGAACAAACCCTGATTCAAATCGAATCTTTCTTATTTCACTGGGAAAACAACCACATTGAAGCTAGCCAATTAGAAGCCTCTGTTTATCTAGACTATTTAGACTGGTACGAACCCAATTGCGGTTTGGGAATAATTCTTCTCCCCACCCTCAACAATTGGGAAAGCCTTGCTTATCTTAGCTTTTTTGGGGCGGAAGGCTTTGGGGAAGCAGAAAAAATGATGACCGTTCTCCAATCTTGGCAACAGCGCTTTGGCGCAGAACTAGTCGCGCATTATGGGACAATACTTCAGTTTGTGGTGCAATACCGACCTTCCACTTTAGAAACCGCATTTCAACTGGCTTGGGAACAATATATGATTGCCCCTTGTACTCTTGAACTACCTGGCATTACACTACGAGAACACGCTAGGGCGTTACTGCAAACGCAACGCTGGTTTCTCCACGAACGTCCTTAA
- a CDS encoding HNH endonuclease — MKECIYCRKTKNKSDFSLEHIIPYSLGGSQLPDNLKSYDVCQRCNNILGLFVDGAFEKNFFVHNFLIECDLALLNQSKYYAEPLSCLGKSKLSPPEIKEEEICEYWIGTLGLGVFWIRPDDSRFEAYCGGDPIKVKSKKIDTRAYFVLPHSYSESSDNANKLLMTIKEAFRDKPVKKVLCHDFDKESDAAYVLLEQLGFSEPDQLDEKRKNYFHSIVKNGEIENNLQHDLYHDKRFLAKVSIGISHCLFGDKILNTESINKLYKVLWDRDNSEDAELLYNNTFLCNRTFYYSHYSLEYLLGVPYAVTISIIPDNQYIIININIKQELNYVVGCAKINDITQKELESITNNGGEVFVIYKKIDKCIHLYFNDFILHQNGSKINPQIDSIQQRINENNYTSDKKP, encoded by the coding sequence ATGAAAGAGTGTATTTATTGCAGAAAAACAAAAAATAAATCTGATTTTAGTCTTGAACATATCATTCCATATTCATTAGGAGGTAGTCAATTACCCGATAACTTAAAAAGTTATGATGTATGCCAACGTTGTAATAACATTCTTGGGTTATTTGTAGATGGTGCATTTGAAAAAAACTTTTTTGTTCATAATTTTCTTATAGAATGTGATTTAGCATTACTGAATCAATCCAAATATTATGCAGAACCATTGTCATGTTTGGGTAAGTCAAAACTATCACCTCCAGAAATAAAAGAGGAAGAAATTTGCGAATACTGGATAGGAACATTAGGACTAGGTGTTTTTTGGATACGTCCTGACGATTCTCGCTTTGAAGCTTACTGTGGAGGCGATCCAATCAAAGTTAAATCTAAAAAAATAGATACAAGAGCATATTTTGTTTTACCGCATAGTTATTCTGAGAGTTCGGATAATGCTAATAAGTTATTAATGACTATAAAAGAAGCATTTCGAGATAAACCAGTTAAGAAAGTTTTATGTCATGATTTTGATAAAGAGTCTGATGCAGCCTATGTTTTACTTGAACAATTAGGATTTTCAGAACCAGATCAATTAGACGAAAAACGAAAAAATTACTTCCATAGTATAGTAAAAAATGGGGAAATAGAAAACAATCTTCAACATGATTTATATCATGATAAAAGGTTTTTAGCTAAAGTAAGTATTGGAATATCACATTGTCTTTTTGGAGATAAGATTCTGAATACAGAATCTATTAATAAACTATACAAAGTCTTATGGGATCGTGATAATAGTGAAGACGCCGAACTCCTTTATAACAATACATTTTTATGTAACAGAACATTTTATTATTCCCATTATTCATTAGAATATTTATTAGGAGTACCATATGCAGTAACAATTAGTATTATACCAGATAATCAGTATATAATTATAAATATCAATATTAAGCAGGAGCTTAATTATGTTGTTGGCTGTGCCAAAATTAACGATATTACTCAAAAAGAGTTAGAAAGTATAACAAATAATGGAGGTGAGGTATTCGTTATTTACAAAAAAATTGATAAGTGTATTCATTTGTATTTTAATGATTTTATACTTCATCAAAATGGTTCTAAAATTAATCCTCAAATAGATTCAATTCAACAGAGAATTAATGAAAACAACTATACAAGTGATAAAAAGCCATAA